The following are encoded together in the Lactuca sativa cultivar Salinas chromosome 1, Lsat_Salinas_v11, whole genome shotgun sequence genome:
- the LOC128127197 gene encoding uncharacterized protein LOC128127197, translating to MGGYQDQPRPMGFQNNLKPNWRNNQNNPYPPKQNPPNLLMRPQHPQYPSQKPPYPQTSYNSPNYQQPPQQGQSSGNHQMSLQELVTSLAQSQSQFQQETNNTFSNIQAQIGDLATALNKMEQRGKIPPQTEKNPNVSAITLRSGKTLGESNPKRVSREEEDEVIMVEPSKVVVPPKEPVVPNVDQPDSSNKPIKPLVIPPPFPSRLAFFKKIEEENELFETFRKVQINILLD from the coding sequence atgggcggATATCAAGATCAACCAAGACCCATGGGATTTCAAAACAATCTCAAACCAAATTGGAGGAATAACCAAAACAACCCTTATCCACCAAAGCAAAATCCACCAAATCTTTTGATGAGACCTCAACATCCACAATACCCCTCTCAAAAACCTCCATATCCACAAACTTCTTATAACTCTCCAAATTACCAACAACCTCCACAACAAGGCCAATCAAGTGGTAACCATCAAATGAGCCTTCAAGAACTCGTTACTTCTCTTGCTCAAAGCCAAAGCCAGTTTCAACAAGAGACCAATAATACCTTCTCAAACATTCAAGCACAAATCGGAGACTTGGCCACCGCTCTCAACAAGATGGAACAAAGGGGAAAAATTCCACCTCAAACCGAGAAGAACCCCAATGTGAGTGCAATAACTTTGAGAAGTGGGAAAACACTTGGAGAAAGCAACcctaaaagagtttcaagagaagaagaagatgaagtcaTCATGGTTGAACCTTCAAAAGTTGTAGTTCCCCCAAAGGAACCGGTTGTGCCAAACGTTGATCAACCCGACTCTTCCAACAAACCCATCAAACCATTGGTTATACCACCTCCCTTCCCTTCCCGGTTAGCATTTTTCAAGAAGATAGAGGAAGAAAATGAATTATTTGAAACTTTTCGCAAGGTCCAAATCAacattctgttggattag